The following is a genomic window from Hydrogenobaculum sp. Y04AAS1.
CTTTCAATGCCGGTTTTGGAATATCTAAACTATATTGGTAATTAATCTTAGGTCCTAAAAAATCTATGGATTTTAGCTTGTGAATCCAAGCTGATGCCGGGGCAAAGATATCTCTTCCATGAAACGTGTTTGATGTGGGTTTTAGTATATAAGGATGGTTTGATATATCAACGCAAGAGGGCTTTTCTTCAAACACCATATCAAATATGCCGTTCATAGGTCCTACAAAAAAATAATCTTTGTACTTGCAGGCTATTGGTGCTCTTGAGGAGCCAACCCCTGGGTCTACTACGCACATAAATACCGTTTCCTTGGGAAAGTACTTGTAAGAAGAGACCAAGTAAAAAGCACCTTTTAGTATGTTAAAAGGTTCTATGTTGTGTGTGATATCTATTATTTCAACATTTTTTTCAACAGAATAAATTATGGATTTTACAA
Proteins encoded in this region:
- a CDS encoding SAM-dependent chlorinase/fluorinase produces the protein MIALLTDFGTDDPYVGIVKSIIYSVEKNVEIIDITHNIEPFNILKGAFYLVSSYKYFPKETVFMCVVDPGVGSSRAPIACKYKDYFFVGPMNGIFDMVFEEKPSCVDISNHPYILKPTSNTFHGRDIFAPASAWIHKLKSIDFLGPKINYQYSLDIPKPALKDNAIEGSILFYDRFGNAITNVGCTKIKHAIIEDKKIEYFEYFSQAPKNTPGITCGSFEYFEFFVNQGSFKEFSYTKSFKLIL